Genomic window (Nitrospirales bacterium LBB_01):
ACCAAACATTAACGCCAGAGGATGTTATTCCGATTATTGAAGAGCATATACTCAAAGGAGAGCAATACTCTAAACGCCTGTACTCGATAGGAAAGGACTCGATATCCGCCCTTTCGGAAATACCGTTTTTTAAGTTTCAAACTCTTCGTGTACTAAAAAAACGAGGTCTTACAGACCCCGATAACATTGATGACTACATAGGTGGGAACGGTTATTTTGCTCTGCTTAAGGCATTAACCGGACAAGAGCCAGCAGCGATAATCTCTGAGCTTAAGGCATCTGGGTTAAGAGGACGAGGCGGCGGCGGTTTTCCTACAGGACTAAAATGGGAAATATGCAGAAAAGCCGGAGGAGGCCCAGATAGCCGTGATAAATATATAATTTGTAACGCAGGGCCGATATCAAGAAACATCTCAGACACTGACCCCCATTCAATAATTGAAGGGATGGCCTTAGCAGCCAGAGCCACAGGCGCATCAAAGGGTTATATTTACATACGAGAACCAGAGCATAGATTTATTATCACGAGAATGAACCTTGCAGTAACAAAAGCAAAAGAGTACGGCTTGATTGGCTCTAAAATATTTGGTACTGACTTTGACTTTGACGTAGAGGTGGCAATAGGCGCTGGAACATTTATATGCGGGGAGGAAACAGCCCTTATAAGCTCTCTTGAGGGCACACGGGGGTTTCCAAGACCAAAACCGCCCTACCCGGCTGTCAAAGGACTATGGGGTAAACCCACGATTGTTGATAATGCCGAAACGTTTGCCAATGTTCCCCTGATTGTGTTAAATGGCGCCGATTGGTTTAGGTCGGTTGGCACTGAGAAATCCCCCGGCACCAAGATTTTTACTCTGACAGGCGAGGTTATTAATAACGGCCTTATAGAGGTGCCGATGGGAATCACTCTCAGGAGTATCGTAAATGATATTGGCGGAGGAATGAAGAAAAAACGTAAATTTAAAGCCCTTCATATAGGTGGTCCAACAGGCGGATTTATTCCAGAGTCTCTGATTGACACCCCGGCAACATACGATGACATTGTAAAAACAGGAGCAATCGTAGGCTCTGGCAACATCATAGTGATGGATGACAACACGTGCATGGTAAATGCCGCAATGTTTTCTATGGAATTTGGCAAGGGTGAGTCCTGCGGCAAATGTTCACCATGCCGGATAGGAACCACGGTTATGTATGAAAAGTTTGTGGATATTACGGAGGGCAGAGGTAAGCCGGGTGATATAGAGCTGTTAGCAGACATTGCCGCTGAGGTAAAACGCACAACACTTTGCGGTCTTGGTCAGACTTCTCCGCTTGCCGTCTTAACCACAATAAAATATTTCAGAGATGAGTATGAAAAGCACATTAACGAAAAATGGTGCCCAACAGGCCGCTGTAAAGCGCTCGCATCGTTCAGTATAGATGAAAGCGTCTGTACAGGCTGCACCTCTTGTGCCCGTAAGTGTCCGGTTAACGCTATAACCGGTGAGAAGAAAAAACCCCACTCGATAGATCAGTCCATATGTATAAAGTGTAGAACCTGCTTTGAAACATGCACCTTTGGCTCAATCCGCATTCAAGGGCAGCAAACCGGCACCACCAAGGAGGCATAAAACCATGATAGAATTGACCATAAACGGTAATAAAATAACGGTGGAAAGCGGAAAGACCATTCTTGATGCCGCTCGTGAAAATGATATATTTATACCTCACCTCTGCTGGGATAGAAGATTAACCCCGTTTGGCGGCTGCAGGATATGCGTAGTCCAGATAGAGGGGCATGAAAGGCTCTTTACCTCGTGTTCAACTCCTGCCGAAAACGGAATGGTAGTGCACACAGAAACTCCAGATGTGCTTAAGGCGCGGCAGATGGTCATGGACTTACTGCTTGTCCATCATCCCCTTGACTGCCCTGTGTGTGACAAAGCCGGAGAGTGTAAGCTTCAGGATTTGGCATATCAGTACGGCCCATCTGAGAGTAAATTCAGGGGAGAAAAAAAACACAGCATTGAGGAGATGGAAAACCCGCTGATTGAGATAAACCCAAACAGGTGTATCCTATGTGGCAGATGTGTGAGGGTTTGTTGGGAGCAT
Coding sequences:
- a CDS encoding NADH-quinone oxidoreductase subunit F is translated as MPHITADDLNKIKAAYSNPRERGARASIMLCGGSSCSARGSLKLKETFEQELKQRNLDSEVSIYVTGCNGFCTQAPLLTLYPGGTFYQTLTPEDVIPIIEEHILKGEQYSKRLYSIGKDSISALSEIPFFKFQTLRVLKKRGLTDPDNIDDYIGGNGYFALLKALTGQEPAAIISELKASGLRGRGGGGFPTGLKWEICRKAGGGPDSRDKYIICNAGPISRNISDTDPHSIIEGMALAARATGASKGYIYIREPEHRFIITRMNLAVTKAKEYGLIGSKIFGTDFDFDVEVAIGAGTFICGEETALISSLEGTRGFPRPKPPYPAVKGLWGKPTIVDNAETFANVPLIVLNGADWFRSVGTEKSPGTKIFTLTGEVINNGLIEVPMGITLRSIVNDIGGGMKKKRKFKALHIGGPTGGFIPESLIDTPATYDDIVKTGAIVGSGNIIVMDDNTCMVNAAMFSMEFGKGESCGKCSPCRIGTTVMYEKFVDITEGRGKPGDIELLADIAAEVKRTTLCGLGQTSPLAVLTTIKYFRDEYEKHINEKWCPTGRCKALASFSIDESVCTGCTSCARKCPVNAITGEKKKPHSIDQSICIKCRTCFETCTFGSIRIQGQQTGTTKEA